The following coding sequences are from one Nerophis ophidion isolate RoL-2023_Sa unplaced genomic scaffold, RoL_Noph_v1.0 HiC_scaffold_40, whole genome shotgun sequence window:
- the LOC133546732 gene encoding zinc finger and BTB domain-containing protein 24-like isoform X9: protein MSTLQMLRALVDQRLTAAVEEIFVVLERTIAEYAAELSRTKEENNQLLDAVFKKHQVVLHRTDVEEHIFREQEEEPQSPHIKEEVETPQTHSVKLTLHIKGQAEDPLNLHIKNKEEDPLTPHIKQEEEYPLTPYFKEEEEDQEPPQIKEEEGISQPKWLEEFPVTGVPVKSEDDEVKGESEERGGGEPPSSSSTQHMTTEADGDHCGGSQADKLLAPLSDSEDTTSHSPDTDDEDSKDDKTCHTDNTHFTSSHSHKTFKYHSLLKTHMRTHTGEKPFSCSLCSKGFAQSHDLKRHMRTHTGEKPFSCSICGKGFTQRQNLKVHMRTLW from the exons atgtctacattacaaatgttgagagcgttggtggatcagcgactaactgctgccgttgaagaaatatttgtagtgttagaaagaacgatagcagaatacgcggcggaactttctagaacaaaggaggagaacaatcaactactggacgctgttttcaagaaacatcaagttgtgttacacagaacag ATGTCGAAGAACATATTTTTCGTGAGCAGGAagaggaaccacagtccccccacattaaagaggaagttgagacgccacagacccatagtgttaaactgacccttcacattaaagggcaagcggaggacccactgaacttacacatcaaaaataaagaggaggacccactgacccctcacattaaacagGAAGAGGAGTACCCACTGACCCCTTacttcaaagaggaagaggaggaccaagagccgccgcagattaaagaggaagagggcatcagtcagcctaaatggttggaggagttcccagtgactggtgtccctgtgaagagtgaagatgatgaggtgaaaggtgaaagtgaggagaggggagggggggagcctccaagcagcagctcaacacaacacatgacaacagaagctgatggagaccactgtggaggatcacaagcagacaagctcttagctccactatcagatagtgaggacacaacgtcacactctcctgacactgatgatgaagactctaaagatgataagacatgtcacactgacaacactcacttcacatcttctcactctcacaaaacatttaaataccaTAGTCTTCTGAAAacccacatgagaacacacactggagaaaaacctttttcttgttcactctgtagtaaaggttttgcacaaagtcacgatttgaaaagacacatgagaacacacactggagaaaaacctttttcttgttcaatatgtggtaaaggttttacacaacgtcaaaatttgaaagtacacatgagaacactctggtga